The region CGCGCAGGCATCGCGCAGCGCGTACGAGTAGTGGCTCCACGCTCCGGGGTTCAGCACGACCGGCGTGTCGAGATCGGCGGCCTCGTGCAGCCAGTCGATCATCTCGGCCTCGTCGTTGGTCTGCCGGACCTCGATGGTGCGGCCCACCGCCTCGCCGACGTCCTTGCAGTACTCGACCAGGTCCTCGTAGGTGCCAGAGCCGTAGATCAGCGGCTGGCGGGTGCCGAGCCGGTTCAGGTTGGGTCCGTTCAGGACGAGGATCTCGCTCACTGCGCTGCCTTTCCAGTAACGACGGAGAATGCCTGGCTGAGTGCGTGCTCGGGTGGGCTGTCCAGGATACGGGGGGCC is a window of Blastococcus sp. Marseille-P5729 DNA encoding:
- the aroQ gene encoding type II 3-dehydroquinate dehydratase — encoded protein: MSEILVLNGPNLNRLGTRQPLIYGSGTYEDLVEYCKDVGEAVGRTIEVRQTNDEAEMIDWLHEAADLDTPVVLNPGAWSHYSYALRDACAMLTAPLVEVHITNIHAREEFRHHSVISAVARGVIAGLGVEGYADAIQAIVRFMAQTETA